The Beijerinckiaceae bacterium genome has a window encoding:
- a CDS encoding GNAT family N-acetyltransferase codes for MNASAFPKPSLRPYLASDLPLLAEIRFAAIEELTVDDYDEGQRRAWASAADDDEVLGQSLRNALTLIALIGGSPVGFIALQNGGLIDQLYVHPAVARTGVASTLCDAIERLATARGIAALVTDASDTAKPLFEKRGFVPERRNTIEIDGQWLGNTRMKKVLAPKAQPDERQ; via the coding sequence ATGAACGCCAGCGCCTTTCCAAAACCATCGCTGCGGCCCTACCTCGCCTCGGACCTTCCGCTTCTTGCTGAAATCCGCTTCGCCGCCATCGAGGAATTGACCGTCGACGACTACGATGAAGGCCAGCGCCGCGCTTGGGCCTCGGCCGCAGACGACGACGAAGTGCTGGGCCAAAGCCTGAGAAACGCGCTCACTCTCATTGCGCTGATCGGTGGCTCGCCGGTTGGTTTTATCGCTTTGCAGAATGGCGGCCTGATCGACCAGCTTTATGTTCATCCCGCTGTCGCCCGCACGGGAGTTGCGAGCACGCTCTGCGACGCGATCGAGCGGCTTGCGACCGCGCGGGGCATTGCCGCGCTTGTGACCGATGCCAGCGACACCGCAAAGCCTTTGTTCGAAAAGCGGGGTTTTGTACCCGAGAGGCGTAATACGATAGAGATCGATGGCCAATGGTTGGGCAACACGCGTATGAAGAAAGTGCTGGCTCCCAAAGCTCAGCCGGACGAACGGCAATGA
- a CDS encoding citramalate synthase encodes MTRERLSLFDTTLRDGAQMAGVDFSLADKRHIAALLDGLGVDFIEGGYPGANPLDTEFFAAKPKLKNARFTAFGMTKRAGRSAANDPGVAGLLAADADAITFVAKAWDYHVHVALGCTLEENLDNISQSIEAALAKGREVVLDCEHFFDGYKANRAYALSCAKTAHAAGARWIVLCDTNGGTLPHEIETIVADVALHVPGSYLGIHAHDDTGNAVANSLAAVRAGARHIQGTLNGLGERCGNANLVTLIPTLLLKSDFADKFEIGVSLDQLAALTKVSHTLDELLNRSPNRHAPYVGASAFATKAGIHASAVMKEPKTYEHVTPEAVGNKRRLLVSDQAGKSNILAELERIGVSVDKNDPRVARLLDEVKQKESLGYAYEGADASFELLARKILAQVPDYFEVERFRVNVERRHNAQGDLVSVSEAIVKVCIDGEILISAAEGEGPINALDLALRKDLGKYQRFMEDLELVDYRVRIFQGGTDAVTRVLIEFRDKSGESWSTVGVSANIIDASFQALTDAITYKLLKSGAR; translated from the coding sequence ATGACCCGCGAAAGACTGTCCCTGTTCGATACGACCTTGCGAGATGGCGCGCAGATGGCTGGCGTCGATTTTTCGCTGGCCGACAAGCGCCATATCGCGGCCCTGCTTGATGGACTGGGCGTCGATTTCATTGAGGGCGGCTATCCCGGTGCCAATCCTCTCGATACGGAATTTTTTGCGGCAAAACCGAAGTTGAAGAATGCGCGTTTCACGGCCTTCGGCATGACCAAAAGGGCAGGGCGATCCGCCGCCAATGATCCGGGCGTGGCGGGCCTCCTGGCGGCCGACGCCGACGCCATCACTTTTGTGGCCAAGGCCTGGGATTATCACGTGCATGTCGCGCTCGGCTGCACGCTCGAGGAAAATCTCGACAACATCAGCCAGTCGATCGAAGCCGCATTGGCCAAAGGCCGCGAGGTGGTCCTTGACTGCGAGCACTTCTTCGATGGGTACAAGGCCAATCGGGCCTATGCGCTGTCCTGCGCGAAGACGGCCCATGCGGCCGGCGCCCGGTGGATCGTGCTCTGCGACACCAATGGCGGAACGTTGCCGCATGAGATCGAAACGATTGTCGCGGACGTCGCGCTGCATGTGCCGGGATCGTATCTTGGCATTCACGCGCATGACGACACCGGCAATGCGGTCGCCAATTCGCTGGCCGCGGTCCGTGCCGGCGCCAGGCATATTCAAGGCACGCTGAATGGTCTTGGTGAGCGTTGTGGCAACGCCAATCTCGTTACGCTCATCCCGACGCTGCTGCTGAAAAGCGATTTCGCGGATAAATTCGAGATCGGCGTCTCACTCGATCAGCTCGCCGCGCTGACCAAAGTCAGCCACACGCTCGACGAATTGCTGAACCGGTCGCCGAACAGGCATGCGCCCTATGTCGGCGCGTCCGCCTTCGCCACCAAGGCCGGCATCCATGCCTCGGCGGTGATGAAGGAACCCAAGACCTATGAGCATGTCACCCCGGAAGCGGTCGGCAACAAGCGAAGGCTCCTGGTGTCGGATCAGGCCGGAAAGTCGAACATCCTCGCCGAGCTGGAGCGGATCGGCGTCTCCGTCGACAAGAACGATCCCCGCGTCGCGCGCTTGCTCGATGAGGTCAAGCAAAAGGAATCGCTGGGCTATGCCTATGAGGGGGCGGATGCCTCCTTCGAGCTTTTGGCCCGGAAGATTCTCGCGCAGGTGCCGGATTATTTCGAAGTCGAGCGCTTTCGCGTCAATGTCGAGCGCCGCCACAATGCGCAAGGCGATCTGGTCTCGGTGTCGGAAGCGATCGTCAAGGTGTGCATCGATGGGGAAATCCTGATTTCCGCCGCCGAGGGCGAGGGACCGATCAATGCGCTCGATCTCGCGCTTCGCAAGGATCTCGGCAAATATCAGCGCTTCATGGAGGATCTCGAACTGGTCGATTACCGCGTCCGCATTTTCCAGGGCGGAACCGATGCGGTGACCCGCGTGCTGATCGAATTTCGCGACAAGAGCGGCGAAAGCTGGTCGACGGTCGGCGTCTCGGCCAATATTATCGACGCCTCGTTCCAGGCGCTGACCGATGCCATCACCTATAAGCTTTTAAAGTCCGGCGCGCGGTAG